In a single window of the Salvelinus namaycush isolate Seneca chromosome 6, SaNama_1.0, whole genome shotgun sequence genome:
- the LOC120048974 gene encoding thyroid receptor-interacting protein 6-like yields MSGPTRPPPKTLGSPERPVPQMSGPAMYRQPPKKVSRDTRPKYVVYDQNRGGGGGGGMATRYMATGPTGLKEDQSLNPHMDRYNLPSHGPLMHRGPPEKLIGHHSNSDAEIDSLTCMLADLDSHPQNSTQLNDNDRISGDRYKPLAQPGASAQGRPSMSFPPHPQPQYHRTTPYPSDPHQGLQYFPQPDDTEAQDSKRYPQLVPASYTTALTGPRFGVQVKTAQTVTYFQTGRQAEQAYTPLPHRHHALRSPPKNQTGPQGWYPPHLASQAQELRSERGYKGSAAGFGGRATQCPISNRGPETHQSGSGSAPSSAYQPSKGTAAPRPEEELDQLTKKLVYDMNHPPTEKYVGRCARCGDNVLGDGSGCIAMGHVFHLECITCITCHAHLRGKPFYALNKQSYCESCYVSVLERCFMCSKPILDRVLRSMGKAYHAHCFNCVACGCSLDGVPFTVDANYQIHCMYDFYRKFAPRCSVCSHAIVPEPGQDAAVSVKALGRNFHVNCYVCEECGLLLPSEGEGQGCYLLDGHILCKGCHARHRSSHPKSPLTDNQLGSHL; encoded by the exons ATGTCTGGTCCTACCAGGCCGCCTCCGAAGACTCTGGGTAGCCCAGAGAGACCCGTCCCTCAGATGTCCGGACCAGCCATGTACAGACAACCGCCCAAGAAGGTTTCCAGGGACACCCGGCCCAAGTATGTGGTTTATGACCAGAACAgaggaggaggcggaggaggaggaatggCCACTAGGTACATGGCTACCGGTCCCACAG GGCTCAAAGAAGACCAATCCTTGAACCCTCACATGGACCGCTACAACCTACCATCACATGGACCGCTGATG cacCGGGGACCTCCTGAGAAGCTGATTGGACACCACTCCAACAGTGATGCAGAGATTGACTCACTCACCTGCATGCTGGCCGATCTGGACAGCCATCCACAAAACAGCACACAG CTTAATGACAACGACCGCATCTCAGGAGATCGCTACAAACCCTTAGCCCAGCCAGGAGCATCCGCTCAGGGCAGGCCGTCCATGAGTTTCCCCCCTCACCCCCAACCCCAGTACCATCGTACAACCCCATACCCCAGTGATCCCCACCAGGGTCTCCAGTACTTCCCCCAGCCAGATGACACCGAAGCCCAGGACTCCAAACGGTACCCCCAGCTTGTCCCCGCCTCCTACACTACCGCCCTTACTGGCCCAAGGTTCGGTGTCCAGGTCAAAACAGCCCAAACTGTCACCTACTTCCAGACTGGTAGGCAAGCCGAGCAGGCTTACACCCCTCTCCCACACCGCCATCATGCATTGCGGTCCCCACCCAAGAATCAGACTGGCCCCCAGGGCTGGTACCCTCCCCACCTCGCTTCCCAAGCCCAGGAGCTGCGCTCTGAGAGGGGTTACAAGGGGAGTGCCGCAGGGTTTGGAGGGAGAGCTACCCAGTGCCCCATATCCAATAGAGGCCCAGAGACTCACCAATCAGGGTCAGGCTCGGCACCAAGCTCCGCCTATCAGCCCAGTAAG GGAACAGCAGCGCCGAGGCCAGAGGAGGAGTTGGACCAGCTCACAAAGAAGTTGGTGTATGACATGAATCATCCCCCTACAGAGAAGTACGTTG GTCGCTGTGCACGTTGCGGTGACAACGTCCTTGGCGACGGCAGCGGCTGTATTGCCATGGGACACGTGTTCCACCTGGAGTGTATAACTTGCATCACCTGCCACGCCCATCTCCGGGGGAAACCGTTCTACGCCCTGAACAAGCAGAGCTACTGCGAGAGCTGTTACGTT aGTGTCCTAGAGCGCTGCTTCATGTGCTCCAAGCCCATCCTGGACCGTGTCCTGCGGTCCATGGGCAAGGCCTACCACGCGCACTGCTTCAACTGCGTGGCGTGTGGCTGCTCCCTGGATGGTGTGCCCTTCACAGTGGACGCCAACTACCAGATCCACTGCATGTACGACTTCTACAG GAAGTTTGCCCCTCGCTGCTCAGTGTGTAGCCATGCCATCGTGCCTGAGCCGGGCCAGGATGCGGCGGTCAGTGTAAAGGCGCTGGGCCGCAACTTTCACGTCAACTGCTATGTGTGTGAG GAGTGTGGTCTGCTCCTGCCCTCTGAGGGTGAGGGGCAAGGCTGTTACCTCCTGGATGGTCACATCCTATGTAAGGGCTGCCACGCCCGGCACAGATCCTCTCACCCAAAATCTCCACTGACTGATAACCAACTAGGAAGTCACCTCTGA
- the LOC120048975 gene encoding thyroid receptor-interacting protein 6-like, giving the protein MVYDQNGGGGMATRYMASGPTAGPIQHHQEDPGFHPKSNDHYYQPPPQGFEEDQSWNPHMERYQLTHWVTPETLIGHHSNSDAEIDSLTCMLADQDCHSLNGTQLYDNVPYNKYILGDRYTPSAQPGDTSQGEPSMGFPPQSTDHPTPPNHSYPHQGLQYFPQPDDAQVSKPYPQPVPASYTTASTPTGPRFSVQVKTAQIVTYFQTGRQSEQAYTPPPHRRHALRSLPNNQTGPQGWYPPHPASQAQELHSERGYKGSAAGFGGRATQCPISNRGPETHESGSGSAPSSAYQPSKQGTAALRPEDELNQLTKKLVYDMNHPPTEEYFGRCARCGDKVLDGSDCITMEQVFHVDCFTCVTCHAHLRGQPFYAIDKQSHCRSCYISVLERCCMCSKPILDRVLRSMGNAYHPHCFNCVVCGCCLDGVPFTVDATYQNHCIDDFHRKFAPRCSVCGQAIIPGLSQEETVSIVALDRNFHVNCYVCEECGLLLSAEGEERCCYPLDGHILCKGCNAQHILNQTSKSPLTANQLGSHL; this is encoded by the exons ATGGTCTATGACCAGAACGGAGGGGGAGGAATGGCCACTAGGTACATGGCTTCTGGACCCACAG CTGGGCCCATTCAGCACCACCAAGAGGACCCAGGGTTTCACCCTAAATCTAATGACCACTACTACCAACCACCTCCCCAAGGTTTCGAAGAAGACCAATCCTGGAACCCTCACATGGAACGCTACCAGCTTACG CACTGGGTAACTCCTGAGACGCTCATTGGACACCACTCCAACAGTGATGCGGAGATTGACTCACTCACCTGCATGCTGGCTGATCAGGACTGCCATTCACTAAACGGCACGCAG CTGTACGACAATGTGCCTTACAACAAATACATCTTGGGGGACCGCTACACACCCTCAGCCCAGCCAGGAGACACATCTCAGGGAGAGCCATCTATGGGTTTCCCACCTCAGTCCACGGACCATCCTACACCCCCAAACCACAGTTATCCCCACCAGGGTCTCCAGTACTTCCCCCAGCCAGACGACGCCCAGGTCTCCAAACCCTACCCCCAGCCTGTCCCTGCCTCCTACACTACCGCCTCCACCCCTACTGGCCCGAGGTTCAGTGTCCAGGTCAAAACAGCCCAAATTGTCACCTACTTCCAGACTGGTAGGCAATCTGAGCAGGCTTACACTCCTCCCCCACACCGCCGTCATGCACTGCGGTCCCTGCCCAATAATCAGACTGGCCCCCAGGGCTGGTACCCTCCCCACCCTGCTTCCCAAGCCCAGGAGCTGCACTCTGAGAGGGGTTACAAGGGGAGTGCTGCAGGGTTTGGAGGGAGAGCTACCCAGTGCCCCATATCCAATAGAGGCCCAGAGACTCACGAATCAGGGTCAGGCTCGGCACCAAGCTCCGCCTATCAGCCCAGTAAG CAGGGGACAGCAGCTCTGAGGCCAGAGGATGAGTTGAACCAGCTCACTAAGAAGTTGGTGTATGACATGAATCATCCCCCTACAGAGGAATACTTTG GTCGCTGTGCACGTTGCGGCGACAAAGTCCTTGACGGCAGCGACTGTATTACCATGGAGCAGGTGTTTCATGTGGATTGTTTCACCTGTGTCACCTGCCACGCTCATCTCCGGGGGCAACCGTTCTACGCCATTGACAAGCAGAGCCACTGCAGGAGCTGTTACATT AGTGTCCTAGAGCGCTGCTGCATGTGCTCCAAGCCCATCCTGGACCGTGTCCTGCGGTCCATGGGCAATGCCTACCACCCGCACTGCTTCAACTGCGTGGTGTGTGGCTGCTGCCTGGACGGCGTGCCCTTCACCGTGGACGCCACCTACCAGAACCACTGTATAGACGACTTCCACAG GAAGTTTGCCCCTCGCTGCTCAGTGTGTGGCCAGGCCATCATCCCTGGACTGAGCCAGGAGGAGACGGTCAGTATAGTGGCGCTGGACCGCAACTTCCACGTCAACTGCTATGTGTGTGAG GAGTGTGGTCTGCTCCTGTCGGCTGAGGGTGAGGAGCGATGCTGTTACCCCCTGGACGGTCACATCCTGTGTAAGGGCTGCAACGCCCAGCACATCCTGAACCAAACGTCAAAATCTCCACTGACTGCTAACCAACTAGGAAGTCACCTCTGA